The following coding sequences lie in one Bradysia coprophila strain Holo2 unplaced genomic scaffold, BU_Bcop_v1 contig_210, whole genome shotgun sequence genomic window:
- the LOC119075429 gene encoding activated Cdc42 kinase-like, translating into MRIPSFYSSHWSHTHNLQSSISEESRDAYNRLVEKTSSQTMGRYDYDKNKLDSLDHFHDVVDVKLSSTTLPTQNPTFKHRHSVELKQATEFSVPTHPAPRPTTLPWRNSTGGDKRSPDVDSNPLRILRDKNYPIIRPRTKVNSTNDDAANRDSINNDAMCESPSYLTQPEYSFSEKDINLHRSSVQKQIAIKEIENFNPTPLPPPKDRSKILQTNVKRHVRKHPLIIHGTVLQRQLNKVKTPVEEKTPPFPLSSNSNYNTNSTKHAEVSKLRGFDHSYVNQEDLDGTNDKYYYTKKCTDYSRSYANITTLSCEVDCTDSASLDFESILESDVNKIDEMSSPEVVNGFVFDIQKDHVDDGLVDGRNLDRKKFEFSRKHPKNDQPKNELADNALFNKIKDQVEATINVDDDVDVAVRSGSKGIDTVDSAKEWRADESLSEGNLNDTNAVSCEDLLELSDKKPKGRERGLESDEVRIMTKVLGAVASADQFIIALNFIDWDVHKAIKIMMLQKTLADFNLTMERCVEALQQHDWDLQMTSLKLKGL; encoded by the exons ATGCGCATTCCTTCATTTTATTCCTCCCATTGGTCCCACACCCACAATTTACAGAGTTCCATATCCGAGGAGAGCCGAGACGCTTACAATCGATTGGTGGAGAAAACATCATCGCAAACAATGGGCCGTTACGATTATGACAAGAACAAATTGGACAGCCTGGATCATTTTCACGACGTGGTAGATGTTAAACTATCTTCAACAACCTTACCAACGCAAAATCCCACGTTTAAGCATCGACACTCAGTGGAATTGAAACAGGCGACTGAATTTAGCGTTCCGACGCATCCGGCACCGAGGCCTACAACTCTACCATGGAGAAACTCAACCGGTGGCGATAAACGAAGTCCAGATGTGGATTCGAATCCGTTGCGAATTTTGCGAGACAAAAACTATCCGATAATTCGACCGCGTACCAAAGTCAATTCAACGAACGATGACGCGGCGAACAGAGATTCGATTAACAATGACGCCATGTGTGAAAGTCCCAGTTACCTCACTCAGCCAGAGTATTCGTTTTCCGAGAAAGACATCAACCTTCACCGAAGTAGCGTTCAGAAGCAAATTGCCATcaaagaaatagaaaatttcaatccaaCACCGCTACCACCACCAAAAGATCGAAGCAAAATTCTAcaaacgaatgtaaagcgtcacGTGCGAAAGCATCCATTGATCATACATGGAACAGTTTTACAGCGTCAGCTAAATAAAGTGAAAACGCCAGTTGAGGAAAAGACCCCGCCATTCCCGTTGTCATCCAATTCGAATTACAACACTAACTCAACAAAGCACGCAGAGGTGTCAAAATTAAGAGGATTCGACCATTCCTACGTGAACCAGGAAGATCTGGATGGAACCAATGATAAGTATTACTATACTAAGAAGTGCACCGACTACAGCCGATCCTATGCAAACATTACCACGTTGAGCTGTGAGGTTGACTGTACCGATTCAGCGTCATTAGATTTTGAATCAATACTTGAGAGTGATGTGAACAAAATTGATGAGATGTCATCACCGGAAGTGGTAAATGGATTTGTCTTTGACATTCAAAAGGATCATGTTGATGATGGCTTGGTTGACGGGAGAAATTTGGACCGAAAGAAGTTTGAATTCTCTCGGAAGCATCCGAAAAACGACCAACCGAAGAATGAACTGGCAGACAATGCTCTATTCAATAAGATAAAGGATCAGGTGGAGGCGACGATCAATGTTGACGACGATGTCGATGTGGCCGTTCGTAGCGGCAGTAAAGGAATTGATACCGTCGATTCGGCGAAAGAATGGCGAGCTGATGAAAGTCTTTCGGAAGGAAATTTAAACGATACGAATGCAGTCAGCTGTGAAGACCTGCTGGAATTGTCGGATAAAAAACCGAAAGGCCGTGAACGAGGTTTGGAATCAGACGAAGTCCGTATCATGACGAAGGTTTTGGGAGCGGTG GCATCAGCTGATCAGTTCATTATTGCCTTAAACTTTATCGACTGGGATGTTCACAAAGCCATCAAGATAATGATGTTACAGAAAACATTAGCCGATTTCAATTTGACAATGGAACGATGTGTCGAAGCTCTACAACAACACGATTGGGATCTGCAAATGACCTCGTTGAAACTTAAAGGattgtaa
- the LOC119075427 gene encoding uncharacterized protein LOC119075427 — MSSSVSPPKAPNEPITIAIVGAGDRGYIYASFAKLYPQWLKVVAVCDHHDYQCERLAKEHTIPPENVFVGDWSLIASRPKLADAVAICTTDAAHTGPAVAFADLKYHILLEKPMSVTVDECALIYKAIVRNKVILAVGHVLRYTRYTKSMKRVLDSKVLGDIVNIQHLEPVGFWHFAHSFVRGNWHNESESTFSLLAKCCHDIDLLAYMVNEKCKKISSFGSLSHFKKEKKPKEAGNAINCLDCPYEPSCPYSAKKIYIDEFFTKQNEKGWPVNVVQPNGDIDIENLTDALRKGNYGRCVYEMDNDVCDQQVVNMEFENGTTVSMCMVAFTEASCQRKTRIFGTRGELEGDGSDEIKLFDFVTRQTTVINPSKESSSNDLAKSGHGGGDFELMQSFVYACSTGDDRYIISGPRETFDSHLYVFAAEHARRTGSVVDIDEYRRQVLLEQ; from the exons ATGTCGTCGTCAGTTTCGCCACCGAAAGCACCGAATGAACCCATCACTATTGCGATAGTTGGTGCTGGTGACAG AGGCTACATTTACGCTTCCTTTGCAAAACTGTATCCGCAATGGCTGAAAGTGGTGGCTGTGTGCGACCATCATGATTATCAATGTGAGCGTCTGGCCAAG GAACACACGATCCCAcccgaaaatgtatttgtGGGAGATTGGTCATTG ATTGCTTCAAGACCAAAGCTGGCTGATGCAGTTGCAATTTGTACAACTGACGCAGCTCACACTGGACCAGCCGTTG CGTTTGCCGATCTCAAGTATCACATTCTGCTCGAAAAACCCATGTCGGTAACAGTCGATGAGTGTGCACTCATCTACAAAGCAATTGTCCGGAACAAAGTCATTTTAGCTGTCGGTCATGTGTTACGGTATACCAGGTACACCAAGTCCATGAAACGGGTTCTCGATTCAAAGGTCTTGGGTGACATCGTTAACATTCAGCATTTGGAACCAGTTGGATTTTGGCATTTTGCCCATTCG TTCGTTCGGGGCAATTGGCACAATGAATCGGAGTCTACATTTTCGCTGTTAGCCAAGTGTTGCCATGATATTGATCTGCTCGCTTACATGGTGAACGAGAAGTGTAAG aaaatttcttcgttcggAAGCTTGTCGCACttcaaaaaagagaaaaagcCAAAAGAAGCCGGAAATGCTAT aaactgCCTTGACTGTCCATACGAGCCCTCATGCCCGTATTCAGCTAAAAAGATTTACATCGACGAATTCTTTACGAAACAAAACGAGAAAGGGTGGCCAGTGAATGTTGTCCAGCCGAATGGTGACATAG atatcgaaaatttgaccgaTGCATTGCGCAAGGGAAATTATGGTCGATGTGTCTACGAAATGGATAACGATGTTTGTGATCAGCAAGTTGTTAACATGGAATTCGAGAACGGCACGACAGTTTCCATGTGCATGGTAGCATTTACTGAAGCGTCTTGTCAGAGAAAG ACCCGTATCTTTGGCACAAGAGGTGAATTGGAAGGCGACGGTTCGGACGAAatcaaattgttcgattttgTAACCAGACAGACAACCGTAATCAATCCCAGCAAGGAGTCCAGTTCGAATGATTTAGCGAAAAGTGGACACGGTGGCGGCGACTTTGAACTGATGCAGTCATTTGTATATGCATGCAGCACCGGTGACGATCGCTATATCATTTCCGGACCAAGGGAAACATTCG ACTCGCATCTGTATGTTTTTGCGGCGGAGCATGCCAGACGAACTGGAAGTGTTGTTGACATCGACGAGTACAGGAGACAGGTTCTATTGGAACAATAA